Within Antennarius striatus isolate MH-2024 chromosome 22, ASM4005453v1, whole genome shotgun sequence, the genomic segment CAAATCTCAGCTTGTACCTGCTAAGAGCTCGCTATGTTATCAAACTTCCTGGTTTTAAGTCTCCCGTGGTGCCGCTCACTCATTGGCCGGTTTCTGCAGAGAGGCGAGCCTCGTACAGACTCAAGGCGTGATGGACAAACTCGTACTGCTCACATGTCTGGATCATACCCCCCCTGCAAGAACAGAAGAAGGCTGTTAAAAGAATTAATCCATTTACGGTTGTCTAAATACGTTCTAACATCAGGGAACTAAACCTCTGTTTACATGCCAACATCAGGGCTACACCTGTGTGACCTACCTGTCGGCTCGGAGCTGACAAGTGATGCCCAACACATCGACCACGCCCTCCAGCTGCAGCTGTCGACAGCCTATCGTCGTGGCAATGAAGCAGCCGGTCCGACCAATCCCGGCACTGTAGGCAGAGATGAGTGTGGGTAATGGAGTCACAATTGAACCTGGTGCACTCTTAGCGGCGGCGTTTCCCGTCATTACCTGCAGTGGACGATGACCGGCCCCCCGGCGGCCACCATGCGGCGGTCCGCCTCCACGTCAGCGGCGAGCTGCAGCAGTGGCATCGTGGAGTCAGGGGTCTTGTGGTCGGGCCAGGAAGTGTACCAGTAGTGCTGCAGCACACGGGTTTGGTTCCCACACTGCACACATACAAGTCATGTCTACGCGGCTCCGCCCACAAAGCACCATCCAGGGGGCGTGTCTTACCTTGAGTGTGAGGCTGCGGGCGGTGAAGTGCTCAGACTCCCTCACGCTGTTGACCAGCACCTCCACCTTCCCGTAGATCCCTCTCTTCTCCGGCCAGTAGAGGACGCACTTCTGATGGAGGcggggtcacatgacaggaagcgCATCAGGTCAGCCGGCTGACGTGGCACGACGCCGAGCGACGCGGGCCTACCTCgttcttctccttcagcttgGTGATCATGACTATGACGGGCGCCTCCTCCTGCCACGCCATCTGCCAGAAGTCGTTCACCGTGTTCACCATGGGGCCCTGCGTGGCGATGAAGGAACGCTCGTTGCCACGGTAACCCTGGGCAGGAGCCAATCACACAGCGGCGTTAGCGATCTGGTTTCTGATCCAGaccgggtgggcggggcttgaggCAGTACTCACCCGGATGTAGTTAGCGTTGATGTATGAGCTCAGGTGGTCGTTGCAGGTCTTGGACTTCAGGATGACTCTGGAATGAGGATCTGGGccggagagggggggggggggggcaggaaggggGTCAGAACCAGAACACCAGGTGtcgtctgattggacggttgGGAATTCATTTTGAAATCTAGGACCTTTGGCTTCAGACCCGTTCAGAACCAGAACTCAGTCTTTATACTTGTCCCCTTTAGATACAGAACTGAGTTGATCCAGATCCAGTCTTAACTGGTTTTACGGGTCATTCAAACCCGGATCAGACCAGACCTGTCGCCCTTAAACCCCGcctcctggccccgcccccgtaCAGAACAGTAAACActtgagaaaaaacaacagaaactcaGGAAATCTTCTGATTGGCAGCAAGTGAACATTCCACACTCCTGATTGGccggaaggaaggaaggaaggaaagaaagccTCGGGGTCCGTGGACCCGCCCCCTAGCTAAACGCCGCGGGCGTGCGTTACGTAAGGTTCTAATCAGCGGGCAGAGAACAAACTGTTCTCTAAGTGTGTGAGCTATATAAGTGTCCCTCTAGCCCCTCCCACTCTATgagaccacttcctgtttggacaggaagtggggcGGCGGACTCACTGGGCAGGATGGTCTTGTATCTGTTCTTGGTGCCGTGATTCGGAACGTCGAGGTGAGACGGGTCCACGAAGTTCATGGGAACCTCCTGAGAGGAGAAGCAGGAGtaaacattgacacacacacacacacacacacacacacacacacacacacacacacacacacacacacacgcgtgcgctCGCAGTACTACTACACAAAGACACATATTGATATACTGAAATAATCAATAGTCAACAGATGTGATCAATAACATCACTACTAATCACTGTACTTGTAGTAGAAACAATAGTCATCGGTTTGCAGCCTGTCACCACGGCAACGTGTTGtgctctggctccgccccctgtaGGCGTGGCTCACCGTGAACTCGGCGTGGAGTCTCTGCGTGTTGGCGACCGCGTCACGCAGCTGTTGCCGTGACAACGGCCTCCCCGCCGACAGCAGGAACTCCCTGGATGCTGCCTCTCTGGGGGTTACCACGGCAACGCTCAGGGGCTCCACGGCGCCCAGAGCCGACATGTCCAGGACCAGAGATACATTAGAGCCCCGCCtacaaggaggaagaggagggaggaagaggagacggaTTGATTTGTGGTCtctattgattattgatcagattCTTTTGTTTGTCACTCCTCAGAAAATCGTCTGGCTGCGTGTTCACCGACTTCCTCTCTAGGACGCCATTACTTCCTGTTCGTCTGATTACTGACTGGCTGCcatccagaacacacacacacacacacacacacacacacacacacacacacacacacacacacacacaaacatcctgtTCTCACCCTTAGGTCTTCCTTCCTGTTACCTTCGGACTCGTTCACTGAGTCTCAGAACAAAATGGACAAGTCGGAGGAAgagttctgattggctgaggctCGAGTCCACCAGATGAGAGGAAAGAACCCGAGCCAAAAAGACACGGCGAGTCACACGTAACCAACACGAGTCCCAGCGTGTCCACGACCCCGACACGAGTCCTGACGGGTGGATCTAATGTAACCAACAtgaaggggcggggctacgTCACTGGAAGTTACCTTTCTTGGAGACCTGCAGCAGGTTTCATCCTGAAGGGGGAGGGGCAGGGCTTTAACTCGTTATTGAATGGGACAGCGCTGACCAGAGGGGCGTGGTCACTGCTGACTACCTGGATGGGGGTGGGGCTAGGAGGACAAACACAGTCAGGTTACTGTTGACTTCAGGATGTTTTGACCTCCTGCTGTCAGGTGACTCACTTGGGCAGAGGGATGACAGGAGACAGATCACGgcaggctgtgattggctgctgtggtGGGATGGGCGTGGCTACTGCTGGAGGGAGCTCAGCTTGGACCATA encodes:
- the ptprr gene encoding receptor-type tyrosine-protein phosphatase R codes for the protein MELRGGRGALLFILALLWTLLFAESSSGDHDLRLFPARRSNRLYPRRHEPRPHLHHSHHHLHHPRHPSEEGSASLLERHLQEVQPEHTAVEPQHLVTVYLAVDVRRLNVSLLRWFRRGVAAALGVPSGRVHINRLNEKKNGIELFVSSDRPGFSEPRPAEEIIQSLNVRILHRHLGHFGITEVSPQKNVLQGAHRDHVWTRDGFYVVFLFFTIFIIIITCLMVLYRLKEKVQFSDRQLKGPPPNLHLGPDVTVDSAQRSKGTKAATPGSMVQAELPPAVATPIPPQQPITACRDLSPVIPLPNPTPIQVVSSDHAPLVSAVPFNNELKPCPSPFRMKPAAGLQERRGSNVSLVLDMSALGAVEPLSVAVVTPREAASREFLLSAGRPLSRQQLRDAVANTQRLHAEFTEVPMNFVDPSHLDVPNHGTKNRYKTILPNPHSRVILKSKTCNDHLSSYINANYIRGYRGNERSFIATQGPMVNTVNDFWQMAWQEEAPVIVMITKLKEKNEKCVLYWPEKRGIYGKVEVLVNSVRESEHFTARSLTLKCGNQTRVLQHYWYTSWPDHKTPDSTMPLLQLAADVEADRRMVAAGGPVIVHCSAGIGRTGCFIATTIGCRQLQLEGVVDVLGITCQLRADRGGMIQTCEQYEFVHHALSLYEARLSAETGQ